One Polyangiaceae bacterium DNA segment encodes these proteins:
- a CDS encoding polysaccharide deacetylase family protein yields the protein MRARHLMLDCTLLLLGVGCSTQAPARAPEPLQQRTVAALRAEQSSEPERDVRPRPLVAPDGSAEAALERAVDDPSAAPAFRQPPVDPRDTRAVVLLYHAFDRGAKPLSVSASNFERQVRWLLDEGVEVVHTSELIAFLNGELRLPRRVAVITIDDGLRSVFEKAWPILREHSVKFTVGLPTGMLEDPKNAPVMTWDQVRTMVDTGLCEVASHGHMHRNLVGLEGKRLHEELSLSRTLIAERLGREPVAYFYPLGAFDKRSAKEVKRAGYPAAFRASGAPVAVGAGSHFWIPRASVFHDDGAYVGYFFSERFLAQVRAAPERLRNTAKNEAPSSL from the coding sequence ATGCGCGCGCGACACCTGATGCTGGATTGCACGCTGCTGCTCCTGGGGGTGGGATGCTCGACCCAGGCGCCCGCTCGAGCCCCGGAGCCCTTGCAGCAAAGGACGGTCGCAGCGTTGCGCGCAGAACAGAGTTCCGAGCCGGAGCGCGATGTGCGGCCGCGGCCACTCGTGGCGCCGGATGGGAGCGCGGAGGCAGCCCTCGAACGCGCGGTCGACGACCCCTCTGCCGCGCCCGCGTTCCGCCAACCCCCGGTCGACCCCCGAGACACACGTGCGGTCGTGCTGCTGTATCACGCTTTCGATCGCGGGGCGAAGCCGCTCAGTGTGAGCGCCTCCAACTTCGAAAGGCAGGTGCGATGGCTCCTGGATGAGGGCGTGGAAGTCGTCCACACCAGTGAGCTCATCGCGTTCCTGAATGGCGAGCTGCGCCTGCCGCGCCGAGTCGCGGTCATCACCATCGATGACGGATTGCGCAGCGTGTTCGAGAAGGCATGGCCCATCTTGCGCGAGCACTCGGTGAAGTTCACCGTCGGACTCCCGACGGGCATGTTGGAGGACCCCAAGAACGCACCGGTGATGACCTGGGACCAAGTGCGAACCATGGTCGACACGGGTCTGTGCGAAGTCGCTAGCCACGGGCACATGCATCGCAACTTGGTAGGGCTGGAGGGCAAGCGCTTGCACGAAGAGCTGAGCCTCTCGCGCACACTCATCGCCGAGCGCCTTGGCCGCGAGCCCGTTGCGTACTTCTACCCCTTGGGGGCTTTTGACAAGCGTTCCGCCAAGGAAGTGAAGCGCGCCGGGTACCCGGCCGCTTTCCGCGCCAGCGGCGCTCCCGTGGCGGTTGGAGCGGGGTCCCACTTCTGGATCCCTCGCGCCAGCGTGTTTCACGACGACGGCGCCTACGTCGGCTACTTCTTCAGCGAGCGCTTCTTGGCGCAGGTGCGAGCAGCACCGGAGCGCCTGCGCAACACGGCCAAGAACGAAGCTCCGTCCAGTCTCTGA
- a CDS encoding ABC transporter permease, protein MIQHLLRRLAWSLFTIWAVVTATFLIYNVLPEDPARVIAGPQARPADVARIREQLGLDRPILERYARYMGGLVSIGGAPADPKQDSAYALGPVRIDLGVSYLKRKPVVELLKKALPPTLLVGLLAIFIQVAVGAVGGVVAAMRRHTVFDWGTVALTLVGISAPTFLTGLLLQHFLARELMLFPLDGYGQTSAEQLHSAMLPAITLGLFGAAYYTRLVRDEMITLLKQDYIRTARAKGQREWVVVYRHALRNALMPLVTVVGLSMGTLVGGAIVTEKIFRWPGIGSLSVDAIVERDGPVIMGVVILFSTVVVFANLLVDVSYAVLDPRVRRR, encoded by the coding sequence ATGATCCAACACTTGCTGCGCCGTCTGGCTTGGTCGCTGTTCACGATCTGGGCCGTCGTGACCGCCACGTTCCTGATCTACAACGTTTTGCCCGAGGACCCGGCTCGCGTCATCGCAGGTCCTCAGGCGCGTCCGGCGGACGTGGCCCGCATTCGCGAGCAACTCGGCCTCGACCGCCCGATCCTGGAACGCTACGCGCGCTACATGGGCGGACTCGTCTCCATCGGCGGCGCCCCAGCGGACCCCAAGCAAGATTCCGCCTACGCTCTGGGTCCGGTTCGCATCGACTTGGGCGTGAGCTACTTGAAGCGGAAGCCCGTGGTGGAACTGCTGAAGAAAGCTCTGCCGCCCACCCTGCTCGTCGGGCTCCTGGCGATCTTCATTCAGGTCGCAGTGGGGGCCGTCGGGGGCGTGGTGGCAGCCATGCGGCGCCACACGGTGTTCGATTGGGGCACGGTGGCGCTGACGCTGGTGGGGATCAGTGCTCCCACGTTCCTGACGGGGCTCTTGCTGCAACACTTCTTGGCCCGTGAACTGATGCTCTTCCCCCTGGATGGCTATGGCCAAACGAGCGCCGAGCAGCTTCACTCCGCGATGCTACCGGCAATCACCCTGGGCCTCTTCGGTGCGGCGTACTACACGCGACTCGTTCGTGACGAGATGATCACCCTGCTGAAGCAGGACTACATTCGCACGGCGCGAGCCAAGGGTCAGCGCGAGTGGGTGGTGGTCTACCGCCACGCGTTACGCAACGCGCTGATGCCGCTGGTCACGGTGGTGGGCCTCAGCATGGGAACCCTGGTCGGCGGAGCCATCGTGACCGAGAAGATCTTTCGCTGGCCCGGCATCGGCTCCCTGAGCGTGGACGCCATCGTCGAGCGAGACGGCCCCGTGATCATGGGCGTGGTCATCCTGTTCTCGACCGTGGTGGTGTTTGCCAACTTGTTGGTCGACGTGTCCTACGCAGTGCTCGATCCGCGTGTCCGCCGACGTTGA
- a CDS encoding serine/threonine-protein kinase has product MSCIRGREGHYHLGELLGRGGFACAYRARYVGREGERDVCLKIPICREDVRTVHEEARVLAAIDDVNVVRWVETIELDDGRVALVLELVDGVPLSALMSRRTGGALPTAAAAAEVGARVCRAFLAATRAVPGGVVHRDVCPHNVLVARDGAVKLTDFGVARARDRERWTGRSCIKAKLSYASPEQLLGADLDARSDLFSLGVVLYEFLSGVHPFAGESPRARAHTVLTGPAPAPLSEHGALGEILAQLLERVRGQRAQCSEALAERFERIAGDSGRTELARRVCLRRPGLARARPHAEGVARRNFARFGSTA; this is encoded by the coding sequence ATGTCGTGCATCCGAGGACGCGAGGGTCACTACCATTTGGGTGAATTACTCGGCAGGGGCGGCTTCGCATGCGCGTACCGCGCACGCTACGTTGGGCGCGAGGGGGAGCGCGACGTCTGTCTCAAGATCCCCATCTGTCGCGAAGACGTCCGCACCGTCCACGAAGAAGCGCGCGTGCTGGCTGCCATCGACGATGTGAACGTGGTGCGCTGGGTGGAGACGATCGAACTCGATGACGGGCGGGTCGCCCTCGTGCTCGAGCTGGTGGATGGAGTGCCGCTGTCCGCGCTGATGTCCCGTCGCACGGGGGGAGCGCTGCCAACGGCGGCGGCAGCGGCAGAAGTGGGAGCGCGTGTCTGTCGAGCCTTCTTGGCCGCGACCCGCGCAGTGCCTGGTGGTGTGGTCCATCGCGACGTATGCCCGCACAACGTGCTGGTCGCGCGCGATGGCGCGGTGAAGCTGACGGACTTCGGAGTCGCGCGCGCCCGGGATCGCGAGCGGTGGACGGGACGCAGCTGCATCAAAGCCAAGCTCAGCTATGCATCGCCAGAGCAGCTGCTGGGTGCGGATCTGGATGCGCGTAGCGATCTGTTCTCCCTTGGCGTCGTGCTCTACGAGTTCCTGAGTGGGGTCCATCCTTTTGCCGGCGAAAGCCCCCGTGCTCGCGCCCATACGGTGCTCACCGGCCCAGCGCCCGCGCCGCTCTCCGAGCATGGGGCCTTGGGCGAAATCCTCGCGCAGTTGCTGGAGCGTGTCCGGGGCCAGCGCGCCCAGTGCTCGGAAGCGCTCGCCGAACGCTTCGAGCGCATCGCTGGCGATTCAGGCCGCACAGAGCTGGCGCGGAGAGTGTGCTTGCGTCGCCCCGGCCTCGCGCGAGCACGCCCTCACGCCGAGGGCGTCGCGCGTCGAAACTTCGCCCGGTTTGGAAGTACTGCGTGA
- a CDS encoding ABC transporter substrate-binding protein, producing the protein MKTRRGVALLGLAMVTSACEGKVAAPIGEERQGPPQRGGTLRTAFFTDVRSLDAATAFDTASSAIESLIYDRLVSYDAEGKITPELALSADVEDDGKRYVFVIRRGVIMHDGSELTPADVKRSMERALHSKTPCPVPSYYERIVGYHAFHDGKAQELSGIKIEGETVLSIQLTEPDATFLHVMALPIAAPLCKSAGNTWDRNFSSSPCGSGPFKVERYENGQIIRLVRHDGYWQKGKPYLDAIEWYLSMQSFTQRFKFERGDIDYIREFSEADSQLYRTSPAWKGRGEWEPSLTTAGSFMNTQMAPFDNRHLRRAIAFGINRVQVAAIRPGHVQAQHKVVPEVLIPSTPSYPGQHFDYDRALEEMRLAGFAYDPQTGKGGYPEEIPYMALIDSYSSQAAEVYKQQLERIGIRIRIQLVGWPTFLAKSSRRNSTQMGFVGWHADFPDASTFFEPILSTKAIQDEESQNAAFFSNAELDSVLEKARRSPRDAERLRLYARAEAIVAEEAPWATAYAYRYFELWQPYVHGYRPHPVLTQYVRDMWFDRDARKLARGGGCRGIVAALSRHCRSRARTTLAAVSVLP; encoded by the coding sequence ATGAAGACTAGACGCGGGGTGGCTCTCCTAGGCCTGGCAATGGTCACGTCTGCCTGTGAAGGCAAGGTCGCCGCACCCATCGGTGAGGAACGCCAGGGTCCCCCGCAGCGAGGAGGCACCCTGCGCACGGCGTTCTTCACGGACGTCCGTTCCCTGGACGCGGCGACAGCCTTCGATACGGCCAGCTCCGCCATCGAGTCCCTGATCTACGACCGCTTGGTCAGCTACGACGCCGAGGGCAAGATCACACCTGAACTCGCGCTGAGCGCGGACGTCGAAGACGACGGGAAGCGCTACGTCTTCGTGATCCGGCGTGGGGTGATCATGCACGACGGCAGCGAGCTGACTCCGGCCGACGTGAAGCGCAGCATGGAACGCGCTCTGCACTCCAAGACGCCTTGCCCGGTGCCGTCCTACTACGAACGCATCGTCGGCTACCACGCCTTCCACGATGGCAAGGCCCAAGAGCTGAGCGGCATCAAGATTGAGGGTGAGACGGTGCTCAGCATCCAGCTGACGGAACCCGACGCCACTTTCCTGCACGTGATGGCACTGCCCATCGCCGCTCCCCTTTGCAAGAGCGCGGGCAATACCTGGGACCGCAACTTCTCCAGCAGCCCCTGCGGCAGTGGTCCCTTCAAGGTCGAGCGCTACGAGAACGGACAGATCATTCGCCTCGTGCGCCACGACGGCTATTGGCAGAAGGGCAAGCCCTACCTGGACGCCATCGAGTGGTACCTGTCGATGCAATCCTTCACCCAGCGTTTCAAGTTCGAGCGCGGTGACATCGACTACATCCGCGAGTTCTCCGAGGCGGACTCCCAGCTCTACCGCACGAGTCCTGCCTGGAAGGGCCGTGGCGAGTGGGAACCAAGCCTGACCACGGCGGGCAGCTTCATGAACACGCAAATGGCACCCTTCGACAATCGCCACCTGCGGCGCGCCATCGCCTTTGGCATCAATCGCGTGCAGGTCGCGGCCATTCGTCCCGGGCACGTACAGGCCCAGCACAAGGTCGTGCCCGAGGTACTGATCCCGTCGACGCCGAGCTACCCGGGTCAGCACTTCGACTACGATCGCGCTTTGGAAGAGATGCGACTGGCTGGTTTTGCCTACGATCCCCAGACGGGCAAGGGCGGCTATCCGGAAGAGATCCCGTACATGGCGCTGATCGACTCGTACTCGAGTCAGGCAGCAGAGGTGTACAAGCAGCAGCTAGAACGGATCGGGATTCGCATTCGCATTCAGCTGGTGGGCTGGCCGACGTTCTTGGCCAAGAGCAGCCGTCGCAACTCCACGCAAATGGGGTTTGTTGGCTGGCACGCGGACTTTCCCGACGCGAGCACCTTCTTCGAGCCGATTCTGAGCACCAAGGCCATCCAAGACGAGGAGAGCCAAAACGCGGCGTTCTTCAGCAACGCGGAGTTGGATTCCGTGTTGGAGAAGGCCCGCCGCTCCCCGCGAGATGCCGAGCGCCTACGGCTCTACGCACGCGCCGAGGCCATCGTGGCGGAAGAAGCGCCCTGGGCCACGGCCTACGCCTACCGCTACTTCGAGCTGTGGCAGCCCTACGTGCATGGGTATCGCCCACACCCCGTCTTGACCCAGTACGTGCGGGACATGTGGTTCGATCGAGATGCACGCAAGCTGGCGCGGGGCGGCGGTTGCCGCGGCATCGTGGCCGCTCTCAGCAGACATTGTCGCTCGCGCGCCCGCACCACCCTGGCCGCAGTGAGCGTGCTGCCATGA
- a CDS encoding response regulator translates to MAKRQLLLVDADPRSVRVLEVSLKKAGYSVTTASDGADALAKIQYSTPDLVLTDTKLPRLDGYELVRRLKDNGDLGNIPVVFLTSQKSIEDKIRGLELGVEDYLTKPIFVRELIARVNLLLARRTQERMATAVPASARTRLAGSLEDMGVVDLIQTFEVSRKSGVARMTDGGREACVFFRDGKVVDAELGRLRGEEAVYRALIWSSGNFEVEFRPVSNEDAISTTTQGLLMEGMRRVDEWGRLLEQLPPLSTIFEIDHDQLAARLNEIPDELNGILKLFDGKRTLLDVVDDSPFEDLSTLSTITKLFFEGLLVLRETEEPVVPSVDADVGARVSRVSSEDVVPGRASIEMSPDGNLGSWRPPAPALGADADRAAALGQTIPGVGTAALPALGLPITAPATDASVEAPPNTKGGPAFQSREPAPATATARAGLNVTQRGLGIPTTGRARVEGGPDTSTLPDTPDARAAVAIAKSVVDSTKPSTARATPGALASAGNVIPFPASRRDEEPNADAAERTEGDSAQAVGETEAQESDLARKSKRPQNRKNKKRAQKTGGSAPSASAASAAVADSKDDEPAAPKSERVAQRDEAPRSERGSKQRGHHHEDTWHDDFFAEGDAGRYEGGPATVPPPEAFADLDEEHVARSSLTPEQLARRGRSQRVVAGVIGFLLAVGGVALWQVRSKRSGEGEPSPALPATPAAAPAPDKPAPLPPPIAKPTTAEAPTATTAEPAPTPEIPEPPQPPVAAPAPAPVAAPAPAPAAAPKPVAAPKPVAVAPRPAPAPAPVLPPAPAPQPTPGEKPPTASFPSP, encoded by the coding sequence GTGGCGAAACGGCAGCTGCTCTTGGTCGATGCGGACCCGCGCAGCGTGAGGGTCCTCGAAGTCAGCCTCAAGAAGGCTGGCTACAGTGTGACGACCGCCTCCGACGGTGCAGACGCGCTCGCGAAGATTCAGTACTCGACGCCCGATCTGGTTCTCACTGACACCAAGCTGCCGCGCTTGGATGGCTACGAGCTGGTGCGCCGACTGAAAGACAACGGCGACTTGGGGAACATTCCGGTGGTGTTCCTGACGAGCCAAAAGTCCATCGAGGACAAGATCCGTGGACTCGAGCTCGGTGTCGAGGACTACCTCACCAAACCCATCTTCGTCCGTGAGCTGATCGCGCGCGTGAATCTTCTACTCGCTCGCCGTACGCAGGAGCGCATGGCGACGGCGGTTCCCGCGAGCGCACGCACTCGTCTTGCTGGATCCCTCGAAGACATGGGCGTGGTCGACTTGATCCAGACTTTCGAGGTCAGCCGCAAGAGCGGAGTGGCGCGCATGACGGACGGAGGTCGCGAGGCTTGCGTCTTCTTTCGCGACGGCAAGGTCGTCGATGCGGAGTTGGGTCGACTGCGCGGGGAAGAGGCTGTCTACCGCGCTCTGATCTGGAGTAGCGGCAACTTCGAAGTCGAGTTTCGACCGGTATCGAACGAGGATGCGATTTCGACCACGACGCAGGGGCTGCTGATGGAGGGCATGCGCCGCGTTGATGAGTGGGGCAGGCTGCTCGAGCAACTGCCACCGCTGTCGACCATTTTCGAAATCGATCACGATCAACTCGCGGCGCGCCTCAACGAAATCCCCGACGAACTCAACGGAATCCTCAAGCTCTTCGACGGCAAGCGCACTCTGCTGGACGTCGTCGACGACTCTCCCTTCGAAGATCTGTCTACGCTGTCGACCATTACCAAGTTGTTCTTCGAAGGCCTGCTCGTGCTGCGGGAAACCGAAGAGCCCGTGGTGCCCAGCGTAGATGCCGACGTCGGAGCGCGAGTTAGTCGCGTCAGCAGTGAAGACGTCGTGCCCGGTCGCGCCTCGATCGAGATGTCGCCGGATGGAAACTTGGGTTCCTGGCGGCCACCCGCCCCCGCTCTGGGAGCGGACGCGGATCGCGCGGCGGCCTTGGGGCAGACCATTCCCGGCGTTGGGACGGCTGCACTGCCTGCGCTGGGCTTGCCAATCACCGCTCCCGCGACGGACGCCAGTGTGGAGGCGCCGCCAAACACCAAAGGGGGGCCCGCGTTCCAATCGCGCGAGCCCGCGCCCGCCACAGCCACAGCCCGAGCGGGTCTCAACGTCACCCAACGCGGCTTGGGGATTCCTACGACCGGCCGGGCGCGGGTCGAGGGCGGCCCCGACACCTCGACGTTGCCAGACACCCCGGACGCACGCGCAGCGGTAGCCATCGCCAAGAGCGTGGTGGACTCGACCAAACCGTCCACGGCACGGGCCACCCCGGGTGCGCTCGCGTCCGCCGGAAACGTCATTCCGTTCCCGGCCTCGCGCCGTGATGAAGAACCCAACGCCGACGCGGCCGAACGTACCGAGGGCGACTCGGCGCAGGCTGTCGGCGAGACTGAGGCCCAGGAGTCCGATTTGGCACGCAAATCCAAGCGCCCGCAGAACCGAAAGAACAAGAAGCGCGCCCAAAAGACCGGCGGTTCCGCGCCAAGCGCCTCAGCGGCAAGCGCCGCAGTGGCCGACAGCAAGGACGACGAGCCGGCGGCGCCCAAGTCCGAGCGCGTCGCCCAGCGAGACGAAGCTCCGCGCTCCGAGCGTGGCAGCAAGCAACGCGGGCATCATCACGAAGATACGTGGCACGACGACTTCTTCGCGGAAGGGGATGCGGGACGCTACGAAGGCGGTCCCGCGACCGTACCGCCCCCAGAGGCGTTCGCGGATCTCGATGAGGAGCATGTTGCCCGCTCCTCGCTGACGCCCGAGCAACTTGCGCGCCGAGGTCGCTCTCAACGAGTCGTCGCTGGCGTGATTGGGTTTCTCCTTGCAGTGGGCGGCGTGGCGCTGTGGCAGGTGCGTTCCAAGCGCAGTGGGGAAGGGGAGCCTTCGCCCGCACTGCCGGCGACGCCCGCAGCTGCCCCCGCGCCGGACAAGCCCGCGCCCCTGCCGCCACCGATCGCAAAACCCACTACCGCGGAGGCGCCCACGGCGACAACCGCGGAGCCCGCACCGACGCCCGAGATCCCAGAACCACCACAACCGCCGGTCGCGGCGCCCGCGCCGGCGCCCGTCGCTGCCCCTGCGCCTGCTCCCGCGGCGGCACCCAAGCCCGTGGCGGCGCCGAAGCCGGTCGCTGTCGCGCCCCGACCCGCGCCTGCGCCCGCACCCGTGCTGCCGCCGGCACCCGCACCCCAGCCGACCCCTGGCGAAAAGCCACCCACCGCGTCCTTCCCGTCACCCTGA
- a CDS encoding alpha/beta hydrolase, translating into MEQRQRDVLASGVRVRVAEHGAGAPVVLLHSALMDHGTWDGVVDRLQKQHRLYAPDLPGSGESEKPPPARFEYGVDALAHTVADLYAGLSLSRASLVGHGLGGAVALSVAARYPELVQHLVVLDAWCYPTPLHFEQRLAQTPFLGGFVFKQLWNRSSFHRFFGRRWSFPPSRGEQLDRYYEGFSSPAARSSALATLRATIDTRPVAAQLGRIQAKTLVLWGRRDTWLPPALGQRLAREIRGAGLLLLDTGHCPQEEAPEAVAQAVAEFVS; encoded by the coding sequence GTGGAGCAACGGCAGCGCGATGTCCTGGCCAGCGGAGTTCGCGTCCGGGTGGCCGAGCACGGGGCGGGGGCACCCGTCGTGCTGTTGCACAGCGCGTTGATGGACCACGGCACTTGGGACGGGGTGGTCGACCGCTTGCAGAAGCAGCATCGTCTCTACGCGCCCGACCTGCCAGGCTCGGGCGAGAGCGAAAAGCCGCCTCCGGCGCGGTTCGAGTACGGGGTCGACGCACTGGCTCACACCGTGGCGGATCTTTACGCTGGGCTTTCCTTGTCGCGTGCCAGTCTGGTGGGTCATGGGCTCGGGGGTGCAGTCGCTCTCTCGGTGGCCGCCAGGTATCCAGAGCTGGTGCAGCACCTGGTCGTGCTGGATGCTTGGTGCTACCCGACGCCACTGCACTTCGAGCAGCGTCTGGCCCAGACGCCTTTTCTCGGGGGCTTCGTCTTCAAGCAGCTGTGGAACCGCTCCAGCTTCCATCGCTTCTTCGGGCGACGCTGGAGCTTTCCACCCAGCCGAGGGGAGCAACTCGACCGCTACTACGAAGGCTTCTCGTCCCCTGCTGCCCGCAGCAGCGCGCTGGCCACTCTACGTGCGACCATCGACACACGCCCTGTCGCCGCCCAGTTGGGTCGGATTCAGGCCAAGACCTTGGTTCTGTGGGGACGACGGGACACTTGGCTGCCTCCAGCCCTCGGTCAGCGCCTTGCCCGAGAAATCCGCGGCGCCGGGCTATTGCTGTTGGACACCGGGCACTGCCCGCAGGAAGAGGCGCCCGAGGCGGTGGCGCAGGCGGTCGCCGAGTTCGTGAGTTGA
- a CDS encoding serine/threonine-protein kinase, protein MPKETLLQFDGARTASACRVCGQHFSGDARFCPFDGEPLAAAPEWDPGTDPLIGQVVDERYEIQGVLGEGGMGTVYQVRHRTLGRSLALKALRRDLAEDPELAPRFIQEAKAAARVTHPHVVQITDFGTLPHGEPYFVMELVEGMPLGRLLREAGPLGPGRCANISRQIAEALAAAHACGVIHRDLKPDNVQVVEAPTGDIVKVLDFGLAKVAGASRFTRKGMVFGTPHYMSPEQAAGDAVDHRVDIYALGVVMYELLTGRVPFEADSFMGVLSKHIYERPPPPSDAQPTGVSAELDRIVLRCLEKKPDDRYDSMEAVVAALNAIEPASTESAHPASIPRSDGQVVTLDAPSERARVPGRKRPWWLLAAAGGVCLGVIYSAARRGQEPASATPLEVESAALATNTALGQGTASTTPSAVSSPPPDAAAGAASAPEASVRPPARPMSPAPASAPPQPKPARAPRPKGSYSGGDIVNPWGE, encoded by the coding sequence GTGCCCAAAGAAACGCTGCTTCAGTTCGACGGCGCCCGCACGGCCTCGGCCTGCCGCGTCTGCGGTCAGCACTTTTCCGGGGACGCGCGTTTCTGCCCCTTCGACGGCGAGCCCTTGGCGGCCGCGCCGGAGTGGGACCCCGGCACCGACCCGCTGATCGGGCAAGTGGTGGACGAGCGCTACGAAATCCAAGGCGTGCTGGGTGAGGGCGGCATGGGAACCGTCTACCAGGTTCGCCATCGTACCCTGGGGCGCTCACTCGCACTGAAGGCGCTGCGCCGTGACTTGGCCGAGGATCCGGAGCTGGCACCGCGTTTCATCCAAGAAGCGAAAGCGGCAGCGCGCGTCACGCACCCTCACGTCGTGCAGATCACCGACTTTGGCACGCTGCCCCATGGGGAGCCCTACTTCGTGATGGAGCTCGTGGAGGGGATGCCTTTGGGACGTCTGCTGCGCGAGGCGGGGCCCCTTGGTCCTGGCCGCTGTGCCAACATATCGCGGCAGATCGCCGAAGCGCTCGCCGCCGCCCACGCTTGCGGGGTGATCCACCGCGATTTGAAGCCCGACAACGTGCAGGTGGTCGAGGCGCCCACGGGCGACATCGTGAAGGTGCTGGACTTCGGCCTGGCCAAGGTCGCGGGGGCAAGCCGGTTCACGCGCAAGGGCATGGTCTTCGGCACGCCCCACTACATGAGCCCCGAGCAGGCGGCAGGCGACGCCGTGGATCACCGCGTCGACATCTATGCCCTCGGCGTGGTGATGTACGAGCTATTGACGGGGCGTGTTCCTTTCGAGGCGGACAGCTTCATGGGGGTGCTCAGCAAGCATATCTACGAACGTCCGCCGCCGCCCAGTGATGCGCAGCCCACGGGCGTTTCCGCGGAGCTGGATCGGATCGTGCTGCGCTGCCTCGAGAAGAAGCCCGACGATCGCTATGACTCGATGGAAGCCGTAGTCGCTGCTCTGAACGCTATCGAGCCTGCATCCACCGAAAGCGCGCACCCCGCCTCGATTCCTCGCTCGGATGGGCAAGTGGTGACCCTCGACGCGCCCAGCGAACGCGCACGAGTGCCGGGGCGCAAACGACCGTGGTGGCTCCTGGCAGCGGCGGGTGGGGTGTGCCTCGGGGTGATCTATTCCGCAGCGCGACGGGGCCAAGAACCCGCGAGCGCAACGCCCCTCGAGGTGGAGTCTGCAGCGCTGGCCACGAACACTGCTCTAGGTCAGGGTACGGCGTCGACGACGCCGAGCGCCGTGTCCTCACCGCCGCCCGATGCGGCTGCCGGCGCGGCGTCGGCGCCTGAGGCCTCCGTGCGGCCGCCAGCGCGACCCATGAGTCCAGCCCCCGCGAGTGCCCCGCCGCAGCCCAAACCCGCGCGAGCCCCTCGTCCCAAGGGCAGCTACTCGGGAGGCGATATCGTGAACCCATGGGGTGAGTAG
- a CDS encoding ABC transporter permease produces the protein MDPRAARRFLANRGATVGVALVMILVLFALVGPWLSGQPPDLSDFDHGRDGSGRLVGPSGQHWLGVDQLLRDVFSRLAHGARVSLLVAFFATGISTGVGAVVGLVAGYAEGTRAQTVDTLLMRLVDIGLSFPYLLLVMAIGAAVGDTTIITILMVLGLTSWFGTARIIRSKTIQVRSLDFITASRALGQSTARIIFAHILPNVSGPLIVIASASVAQMIIAESVLSYLQVGLPPPTATWGRMLQEGQRYYTISPMLVMAPGVMIFVSVLGFNLLGEGLRDALDPHED, from the coding sequence GTGGACCCGCGGGCCGCTCGGCGCTTCTTGGCCAATCGCGGGGCGACGGTCGGCGTCGCCCTCGTGATGATCTTGGTGCTGTTCGCCCTGGTAGGCCCCTGGCTCTCAGGCCAACCGCCGGACCTGAGCGACTTCGACCATGGTCGGGACGGCAGCGGGAGACTCGTAGGCCCCTCCGGACAGCACTGGCTCGGGGTGGACCAGCTGCTCCGGGACGTCTTCAGCCGCTTGGCCCACGGGGCCCGAGTCAGCCTGTTGGTCGCCTTCTTCGCCACCGGGATCTCGACGGGCGTGGGGGCGGTCGTGGGACTGGTGGCCGGCTATGCCGAGGGCACCCGCGCCCAAACCGTCGATACCTTGTTGATGCGACTCGTCGACATCGGCCTGTCCTTCCCCTACCTGCTGCTGGTGATGGCGATCGGGGCGGCCGTCGGCGACACGACCATCATCACCATCTTGATGGTGCTCGGGCTCACCAGCTGGTTCGGAACGGCGCGCATCATTCGCAGCAAGACAATCCAGGTTCGCTCCTTGGACTTCATCACGGCGTCGCGGGCCCTGGGTCAGTCCACCGCGCGCATCATCTTTGCGCACATCCTACCCAATGTGTCCGGCCCCCTCATCGTGATCGCCAGCGCTTCTGTTGCGCAGATGATCATCGCAGAGAGCGTACTCAGCTACCTGCAGGTCGGATTGCCGCCACCGACTGCGACTTGGGGTCGCATGCTCCAGGAGGGTCAGCGCTACTACACCATCTCGCCGATGTTGGTGATGGCACCCGGCGTGATGATTTTCGTTTCCGTCCTCGGCTTCAATCTACTCGGAGAAGGCCTTCGCGATGCCCTCGACCCCCATGAAGACTAG